From the Atribacteraceae bacterium genome, one window contains:
- the istB gene encoding IS21-like element helper ATPase IstB, giving the protein MINAITINKLNEMRLTAMAESYRHQLQESSFEALTFEERFSLMVDAEWARRKNNRLTKLIRKADFQQSEACIENIEYHADRKLDKTLIARLATCTYIQEKHNVIVLGASGAGKTYLASAFGNAACRNFYTVKYIRLPDLLNDLAVARGEGIYKKVMDQYKKVSLLILDEWLLIPLANTEARDLLEIIEARHKKGSTIFSSQFTPAGWHSKIGEGTLADAILDRIVHDSYTILIDGEESMRKRKGIPI; this is encoded by the coding sequence ATGATTAATGCAATCACCATCAACAAGCTAAACGAGATGCGTCTTACGGCTATGGCTGAATCCTACCGCCACCAGCTCCAGGAATCTTCGTTTGAAGCCCTGACATTTGAAGAACGCTTCAGTCTCATGGTCGATGCTGAATGGGCAAGGCGGAAGAACAACCGCCTGACAAAGCTAATCCGAAAAGCAGACTTCCAGCAAAGTGAGGCCTGTATTGAAAACATTGAATACCATGCAGACCGAAAGCTGGACAAGACCCTGATTGCCCGCCTGGCCACCTGCACCTACATCCAGGAAAAGCACAACGTAATCGTCCTTGGTGCTTCCGGCGCCGGGAAAACCTATCTTGCCAGTGCTTTCGGAAACGCAGCCTGCCGCAACTTCTATACCGTCAAGTACATCAGACTGCCTGATCTATTAAATGACCTCGCTGTGGCCCGAGGGGAAGGCATCTACAAAAAGGTGATGGATCAGTACAAAAAGGTCAGTCTGCTTATCCTGGACGAGTGGCTGCTGATCCCCCTCGCCAACACCGAAGCCCGAGACCTCTTGGAAATCATCGAGGCCAGACACAAAAAGGGGTCAACAATCTTCAGTTCCCAATTCACTCCCGCCGGCTGGCACAGCAAAATCGGGGAAGGCACCTTAGCTGACGCCATCCTTGACCGGATCGTCCATGACTCTTACACCATCCTCATCGACGGAGAAGAATCCATGCGCAAACGTAAAGGCATTCCGATCTGA
- the hflX gene encoding GTPase HflX, with the protein MISKKRITGQVLVIVIQESESSLVFREEAVECRETVEIARSSGLLVFDTVKIRVQKPTSRYYIGKGKVEEIQKLLSGKPEIASVVLSREISPSQQRNLETFWQKSVLTKNELIHAIFAARALTAEGKIKVELAGLKYQYSRLPGKGKDMSRTGAGIGTRGPGEQKIEANRREIKDRIVRLSRKLEKINQRRALNKATRLSGNIPLVAIVGYTNAGKSTLFNALTGARVFVQSRMFATLHPTVRKRFIPSCGEVLFADTVGFLRDMPTTLKDAFRATIEEIKDADLIIELIDITDPAYYLHYQVIDQTLCEIGASKVPRIIVFNKCDLTPDF; encoded by the coding sequence TTGATTTCTAAAAAAAGAATTACCGGCCAAGTACTGGTTATTGTTATCCAGGAAAGCGAATCATCCTTGGTGTTTCGGGAAGAAGCAGTAGAATGCCGTGAAACGGTAGAAATCGCACGAAGTAGTGGCCTCCTAGTTTTTGATACTGTAAAAATCCGCGTCCAGAAACCCACCTCCCGTTATTATATCGGAAAAGGAAAGGTTGAAGAAATACAAAAACTTCTTTCCGGAAAACCGGAAATCGCTTCAGTGGTCCTCAGTCGTGAAATCAGTCCGTCTCAGCAAAGAAATCTCGAAACGTTTTGGCAAAAATCCGTCTTGACCAAAAACGAACTCATTCATGCCATCTTTGCAGCTCGGGCCCTGACCGCCGAAGGGAAAATCAAGGTCGAGCTGGCGGGTCTCAAGTACCAGTATAGCCGTCTTCCTGGCAAAGGAAAAGATATGTCCCGGACTGGTGCCGGAATCGGTACCCGTGGTCCCGGTGAACAAAAAATCGAAGCGAACCGGCGGGAAATCAAAGACCGAATCGTTCGCCTGTCTCGAAAACTTGAAAAAATCAACCAGCGTCGAGCCCTGAACAAAGCCACCCGCTTGTCGGGAAATATTCCACTGGTTGCCATCGTGGGATACACCAACGCCGGAAAATCGACATTGTTTAATGCCTTGACCGGAGCCCGCGTTTTCGTCCAGAGCAGGATGTTCGCTACATTGCACCCCACAGTCAGGAAACGCTTCATTCCATCTTGTGGAGAGGTCCTGTTTGCCGACACAGTCGGTTTTCTTCGTGATATGCCTACCACATTGAAAGATGCTTTTCGAGCAACCATCGAAGAAATCAAGGATGCCGACCTCATCATTGAACTCATCGACATTACGGATCCAGCCTATTATCTGCATTATCAGGTAATCGACCAAACCTTGTGTGAAATCGGTGCTTCAAAAGTTCCTCGCATCATTGTTTTCAACAAGTGCGATCTTACGCCAGACTTCTGA
- a CDS encoding glycosyltransferase family 2 protein produces MPQEQDTVTAIIAAYNEEKTIGPIIDVLLKVPLINQVVVVSDGSTDKTVEVAKRRRNIEVVEILSNVGKGGALFRSLEYIRGGVVLLIDADLVGLNEEHVISLSLPVISREADVTIGVFEEGRFATDFAQKLAPLLSGQRAIRTDVLQNINDIEITRYGVEVAINRYIKQNGIQVKLIKLPGLTHVMKEEKFGIVKGFKERVKMYWEILKNL; encoded by the coding sequence ATGCCTCAGGAGCAAGATACGGTCACCGCAATCATTGCTGCTTATAATGAAGAGAAAACGATTGGACCGATTATTGATGTGTTGCTGAAGGTGCCTTTAATCAACCAGGTAGTGGTGGTTAGTGACGGCTCCACCGATAAGACAGTTGAGGTCGCGAAGCGCCGCCGCAACATCGAGGTTGTCGAGATCCTCAGCAATGTGGGCAAGGGAGGAGCCCTCTTCCGAAGTCTTGAATATATCCGGGGTGGGGTGGTTTTATTGATCGATGCAGACCTGGTCGGCCTAAATGAAGAACATGTGATCAGCCTGAGTCTGCCGGTGATCTCCCGGGAAGCGGATGTGACCATCGGGGTTTTTGAAGAAGGTCGGTTCGCAACGGATTTTGCCCAGAAATTAGCCCCGCTACTTTCCGGACAACGGGCGATCCGTACTGATGTCCTGCAGAATATCAACGACATTGAAATCACCCGCTATGGAGTTGAGGTCGCTATAAACCGGTATATCAAACAAAATGGGATCCAGGTAAAATTAATAAAACTGCCCGGTCTAACTCATGTCATGAAGGAAGAAAAATTTGGTATCGTGAAAGGTTTTAAGGAAAGAGTGAAAATGTACTGGGAGATCTTAAAAAATCTATAG